The stretch of DNA CACGACAGGCTAAACGAGAACACCAACAGGAGCGCGACCGCGGCCAGTACTCCGGCGATCCCGCCGTCCGGACGGAATCCGAGTATCAGGCCGAGCACGATGACGATCGTCGAGGCGATCGTGTATCGGACGGCGTCGCCGAGCAGCGCGCCGACGATGACCGACGGTTGCCACACCGGAACCGTTCGGAAGCGGTCGAAGACGCCCTTGTCGATGTCGTTGTTCAACGTGACGCCGGTGTAGATGGTGATGAACACGACGGTCATCGCCAGGATGCCGGGTAAGAGCGCCTGCAGATACTCTCCCGTCGAGCCGGCGAGGGCACCGCCGAACAGGTAGGTGAACATCACCAGGAACATGATCGGAAAGACGGTAACGTCGAACAGCTGTTCGGGGACGTGCTTGATCTTCAGCAGCGCCCGCCAGCCGAACGTGAGCGACGCGGACAGGGCGCTCGGAGGGGTCGGCCGATCGCCGGTCGCGACCGCCGAACGCAGGGTTTCGACGTCGGGCTCGTCGGGTAAACTCTCGGTAGTCATGGCGTCTCCTCCCATCGGTCGCTCTCGGAGCCGCCGCCGTCGTCGTGAGCCGGATGATCGGTCAGCGCGAGGAAGACCTCGTCGAGACTCGGCTGTCCGAGTGCGAAATCGGTGATCGCGATATCGGCTCGAGACAGTTCCACGAACGCGTGAGCGATGCGATCGGTCTCGGCGACTCGAGCCGACAGCGCCACCGGGTCGGACTCGAGATCTACGGGCACGTCGAGTATCCGGGTCAGCGCCCGTCTGGCCTCCTCGCGCTGCTCGGGATCGCGAACTCGAACGTTCAGGACACCCGAACCGACCGAGGATTTGAGTTCGCTCGGCGTTCCCTCGGCGATGATCCGCCCGTCGTCGATGACGGCGATCCGGTCGGCTAGGTGGTCGGCCTCGTCCAGGTACTGCGTGGTCAGGAGCACCGTCGTTCCGTCGGCGACGAGGGCTCGGATGATGTCCCAGACCTGGGATCGGTTCCGCGGATCGAGCCCGGTGGTCGGCTCGTCGAGGAACAGGAGCTCCGGCGTGACGACGATGCTCGCCGCGATATCGAGTCGGCGTCGCATTCCGCCCGAGTACGTCTTCACCTGCCGCGTCCCCGCCTCCGTCAGGCCGAAGGCCTCGAGGAGTTCGTTCGTGCGCGCTTTGGCCTGCGTTCGCGAGTAGCCGAGCAACCGGGCCAGCAAGACGAGGTTCTCGCGTCCGGTGAGGTCCTCGTCAACCGACGCGAACTGGCCGGTCATGCTCATCCGGCTTCGCACCTCGTCGGCGTCGCTCACCACGTCGTGGCCGAGTACCCGTGCCGAGCCCGCGTCGGGACGCAACAGCGTCGCGAGCATGCGGATGGTGGTGGTCTTCCCGGCACCGTTCGGTCCGAGGAGGCCGTAGATGCCGCCCGCCGGGATCGTCAGATCGACCCCGTCGACGGCTTTCGTGTCTCCGAAGTGTTTGACGAGTCCTTCGGTTTCGATGGCGAGCATCGGTTCGGTGTCGCCGCTCTCGTCGATTACCGTTCCGTCGGTTCGATCGCGATCGCCACCGACTGCCGGGGGATCCCGGCGACTCGTCTCTCTCGAGAACGGCTCCGAAAGTCTCGATAGCCCGTCGAAACCGCTGACGTTTCTCGAGAGCGGGGAGCTCATCGTGCGCTCGCCTCCACGGGTGTGGATCGCGGCCGGTCGCAAGCGGGATGACACGCCGTCAGCGTCTCGATTGGGGTACAGTTGATCATCGTTCTCTCCTCATTGTTTCATACGCTTCCAGAGCGTATATACTCGATCCACACCCGGAGTGAAAGTGGTCAACTGGTGCCTCGAGACAGCCGAAATAACTCGGTACGGGACCTCTCGAGCCACTTTCACTCACCGTCGGTAAACGGCTCGCGACCGGCGGTCAGTGCGTCCGACCATCCCCGCGCGCTCGTCGGTATCGTGGTCTCGACTCGCTCGATACGCGAGGCGGAGTTCGGGGTGTCAGCGGATGTCATTCTCCGCACGGTGTTTGATGAACGGACGAATCCCGTTCTCACGGGCCTCTACCCAAATCCGCTGATCATTGTATCTCTTGTCTGCAAGATGAATATCGACTTCAGCCGCGTTACGATTGAGCTCTCGAGAGGTCACGAAGATGCTCGTAGTAGGCGTGACCCAACGGTGTCCGGTCACGGACCGACGCGTGAATGAAGCTGCGAGCGCCCTCGTTAACAGCCAGATTTTGTGAGGTCCGAGATCTGTCTGTAAGTCCCAGTAGGCGTTTTCGTGCATCTCATAGCCACCCACACGATCCAACGATCTCTCCACGTTGGTTCGATACGCCGAAATGTCAATCACACAAGATATATCTGAGTGGTCACGCGATCTTAGTCAACGAACACTCATTTTCCGCAATAAGTACTGCTAATTTCAATCATATCTTTACCACGCATGGTAATATATATTTCATCTTCCATCTCTGAGACCGAACTGCAAGTATTCTTGTAACGATATTCTTGCTCTATTGCCTCATTTGAAGCCGTTACAGAGTACTCTCCTGGGTTGAGAGCGTCTTCTTCAGTGATCGACGTTACAGACCCCTCTTGAGGCGCAGATAGTTCAAAGTCTTGCCCAAATACAGATTCTCCATCAGATTCTACTATGATCTCTACATTTTGCTTAGCGTCTGTTCGATTAATAACAGTAATATCGACGCCAGTATCCCTATTTTGGATGATATCTAAACAGCCACTAAGCGATCCAGCAACGCTTATCCCGCTTATCTTGAGATATTGGCGTCGTAATATGATCTTCTTAGGAGCCCGCTGTAATATGGCACGTATCATAATCGTTTGTTGGCGTGTCCACGTAAATATAATTCTCGTCAGTACAGATGTACCATGCGAGAAATGGGATTTCGTGCGAACCAAAAACATTCTGAAGTTCTTTTAGATATATCGATGTTCATCTTGACTCCGTAAGCTTCATCCTGTGATGTTGGGGGCCGATAACTGGTATCCTGGAGATTAATACCCCATTCTAATGAGGAGAGTTCGTCCGGAAGTACAAGGAATAGAAAGATCGGCTGGCACAGAGTTCTACGTGTTGGCTTGGGCGCTCACCGGTATCCACCGACGATGAGGAAGAGTCCATAGAGGATACCGAGTATGATAAACACACCACCGCTTATCCCATAGAGCTCTCCCGAGGTGTACTCGAGTTGATCGCCATATCTCATTATCCCCGCAGATACCAAGAGTGTCAGCCCCGACCCGGTGAGAACTGTTGCAACGTCGAACCCGAACGGGTTACCAATGTCAGCCACACTTCACATAACGCATTGATGATAAATAGAACTTCTGCTTGTAGAACTATTGAAGCAGACGATAAGCAGCCGTAGTGAACGTGGTTTTCACGCAAAAACACATCTGAAAAATGGGGCTTCAACGGAGTCATTGGATGAGTCTGAACGCGACCATCTCGAGCACCCCTCGGCCCCGAGATACACACTGTCTCGGGTATACGGTCAGATTCCGGGCGTCTCCTCGATCCGAGGCACGCCATCGACGATGATCGTTTCGCCAACGATGTGCGACGAGGAGGGGCTCGCGAGGAACTGCGCGACGTCGGCGATCTCCGACGGGTGCGCGATCGAGCGATCGACCAAATCGCGGTCGATCTCCGCCGCGGAGACGCCCAGGTAGGACTCGACGGCTGGTACGGCGACGAACCCCGGAGCGATGCAGTTGACCCGGACATCGTCGCTCGCCCACTCGTCGGCGAGCGTCGTCGTGAGGTTGATCACGGCCGCCTTCGCGGCGCTGTAGTGGCTCAGCTGCGGCGTTCCCCGCCGGTTTGCGGCGCTCGAGAGTCCGAGGTTGATCACCGTTCCACCGCCCTCCTTGAGGAGATCGCCGGCGGCTTGCGTACAGTGGTACGTGCCGTGGAGGTTGACGTCGATGACCGCCTTCCACTCCTCCTCCGGGATGTCATCGAACTCCGTTATGAACCTCGTGCCCGCGTTGTTTACCAGCGTATCGATCGAGCCGAACGCTCCGGCCGTCGCCGTGACGAGTTCGTCGACGGCCTCGCGATCGGTCACGTCACACTCGACGGCGAGTGCGGTGCCGCCCGATTCCTCGATTCGCTCGGCGACGGGATCGACGTTCGTCCGGTCGCGGGAGCAGACTACGACGTTCGCCCCGTCGTCGGCGAACCGAGTAGCGATCACTTCACCGATTCCACTCGAAGCTCCCGTGACGACGGCAGTCGTCCCGTCGACGCTGGATCGTCGGCTCATCTACGCCCCTCCGTATCCGATCTGATAGGGACGATACGTCGGCGGGTTCTCGCCCCCTCATACGCCTCGTTTTTCGGCTTCATTGTCGGTGTCCGTAGTAGTCCTGCAAACGGGATAACGACGCGCGGAAACCGGTTTCCGCATTTAAGCCGCTCCGCAGCCAACGTCGACGTGATATGGCTCACGTCCAATTGAAACTCGACGCTTCGGCGTCGACGGACTGGTTGGCCGATCTCTCGGCTACGCTTTCGGAAACCACGTTTAACGTCTTGGCGACCGTTCCGACGAACGAGGATCTGCTCGGGATCGTCGAAGTACGGACGCCGGATGGCGAATCCCTCGTTCGCTCCATCGAAGAGACACCGCAGGTGCACTCCTGCGAAGTGATTCACGCCGACGATCAGGTGGTCTTATTCCAATTCAGGAGCGAAATGACGGAGTCATACGAGGTGCTTCTCACATCGGAAACCGTCCCGCAGTACCCCGTGGCTCTTCAAGACGGGTGGTTTTCCGCTCAACTGACGGCTTCGCAAGAGCAGCTGTCGGAGTACGTCGAGACGCTCTCGGAGATCGGTATTCCGTACGAGATCGTGTCGTTGGTCCACTCGTAAGACTCGAGTGAAGTGCTCACGGAGCGTCAATGGCAGGTCGTTACCGAAGCGGTTGCGCGCGGGTACTACGACACTCCTCGGGAGTGTACGCTCGCCGAGCTCGCGGAGACGTTCGACGTCGATAAATCGGCGGTGAGCAAATTGCTCCAGCGGGCCGAACGCCGCCTCGTCAAGAAGTTCGTCACCGAGGCGGCCCCGTAGCTCGGACAACCCACGACGCCAAAGTCGAATCGCCGTCCCTCGCCTCTCCTGCCATCAGAACGAACAGCCCGTCGTCGACCGGGTAGGGGCCAGAACTTGGCGCTCGAATTCGATAAAGTCGGTCGACAACGCGGGGCCCGTGGTGATCGGTGAACGCCGGCCGAACAGCTGATCTCTCGGGCGTGGGAGGCGATCAGTCGAGCGCCTCGAGATCGGTAACAGTCAGGTCCACCGGTTCGGCTGACGCTCGCACCTTTGTTCCGATCGATGCCGGAACTCGACGGTCCATCGAAAATCCAGCAGGCGATCGAACCGAAACTGTACCGAGACACTCCTTTCAGGCAGCTATGCGGTCATTCGCGTATGTTTGACTAAAGGGTTAAATAAGATAGCGACATACATTCAACCGGATGGTTGAACGACTACCGAACGATCCGGACCTCGACGCGATTTTCGGGGCGCTGGCCCACCCGACTCGACGGGCGCTCATCGAGCAACTGGCCGGCGGTCCCGAGAGCGTCGGCGATCTAGCCGAGCCTCACGACATGTCCTTGGCGGCGGTGTCGAAGCACCTGCAAGTGCTCGAGGACGCGAACCTCATCGAGGTCGAGAAGGACGGTCGCGTACGCCGCTGTCACCTGGACGGCGCGCCGCTTTCCGACGCCTTCGACTGGCTGACCCGGTACCGCGTGTTCTGGGAGGATCGATTCGACGCGCTCGCAGACCATCTGGAGGACGAAGACCAATGACAGACCACGAGACGGCCGACGAAACCGAGTTCGAACCGAGCGAGTACGACCTGACCATCGAGCGAACGTTCGACGCGCCGCGCGAGCGCGTCTGGGAGGCTTGGACCGACCCCGAGCAGGTGGCTCAGTGGTGGGGTCCGAAGGGGTTCACCGTACCCAACTGCGAGATGGACGTGCGGCCGGGCGGATCCTTCAGTATCGACATGGAAGCCCCCGACGGGACCATCTACCCGGACGAAGGGGTCTTCCACGAGGTCGACGAACCCGAGCGACTCGTCGTCACCAGCCGCGCATTCGAGGACGACGACGGCGACTTCCAGCTCGAGGTTCGCCAGACTGTCACCTTCGCTGACCGCGACGGCGCGACGGAACTCACACTCGAGGCGGAGGTCCTCACGGCCACGCCCGAAGTGGCCGAGGCGATCGACGGGATGGAGCAGGGATGGAGCGAGAGCCTAGACAAGCTCGAGGCGTACGTCGGCCAGTCGGCGAGTGATGCGAAGTGACGGCCATCACGGCGAACATCTCGACGTCGCTGGACGGCTACGTCGCCGGACCGAACGACGGTCCCGAGAATCCGCTTGGAGACGCCGGAGAGCGACTCCACGAGTGGGTCTACGGCCTCGAGAGTTGGCGCGAGGTCCACGATCTCGACGGCGGCGAATCCGGTCGGGATGACGAGATACTCGAGGAGTCGACCGAAAACGTGGGTGCCGTCGTGATGGGGCGGCGGATGTTCAGCAACGACGACGGTCCGTGGGGTGACGACCCGTTCGAGGGGCACTGGGGCGAGGATCCGCCCTTCGGCGTGCCGGTGTTCGTCCTCACTCACCACGCTCGAGAGCCGCTCGAGATGGACGGCGGAACCACGTTTACCTTCGTAACCGACGGTATCGAGAGCGCCGTAGCGCACGCGATGGAGGCTGCGGGCGACCGGGACGTCTCGGTGGCGGGTGGGGCACGCACCATCCAGCAGACTCTCGAGGCGGGGTTGCTCGACGAGCTACAGCTACACCTAGTACCCGTGTTACTGGGCGACGGAATCCGCCTGTTCGAACGATCGGATGGCGAGCAACGAGAACTGGAACGCACGAGGGTAGTCGAGTCCCCGAACGTCACCCACCTCCGGTACCGAATCACGGAGTAATAGCATGAACGCAGTACGACGAAGGTGATCGATAGAAACGCCGACCGAGGGGTGGAGCCGGTGACGGACACCACGACGAGCGACGTACGACCGCGAGTCGCGTGCTCGAGGCACCACCCAACGGCGTTATTGAAATCCTATTCTTCGGCTGTGTTTTAGCGTGAAACACACGCTCACTATACGTGAGAAGTGAACGGCGGAATCTCTATCAGTTATCGATGATGTTCGTTGAGCCGTGCTGCATATACAGCGCGCTAGCGCGCTCTCTTCTTGAATAGAGGCTATTTAAGAATCACAGGTAATGAAGAGAGATGTTTTTCAGTGGTGATGCAAATTGTACACTGATGGGTTTCCCCGAGACAGATTCGGCTGTTTTCTTTGGTACGGTTACAATGGTCACGTGGGGTATCTGGGTAGTCTTGGGCAACGCTGCGTCGGAGTCCATCGACCCGAGGACGGCCGCCGCGATCTCCTATCTCGTTGCGGGACCTCTCGCGCTCGGATTCATCCTCGTTTCAGACGCATCGCTCGCCGTTACTGCGAGGGGAGGACTGCTCGCTGGCACGGCCGGATTGTTCACCGGAATAGGACTTATTTCGATGTACGTCGGCCTCTCCGGAGGGTCAACAACAATCGTCTCTACTCTCGGTGCGATGTACTTTGTTATCGCGGCCATCATCGGTATGGTCGTCCTCGGAGACGACGTTACGATAACGAGACTTGCCGGGATAGCGTTCGCAGTTATTGGGGTCGTCTTGGTTACCCGATAGATCTGCCCGACGCAATTGTTGGGCATGGGATAGTACTCCCAAAAACGTGAGTCAAGGCGTGCCTTCCGTTCGGAAGAATAAACGAGTTCCCCTCAAAACGTTGTTCTTAGTAGTGAAGGTATTTTCAAAGTGGTTTTTTGTTGACTTCCGCGGCAACTGCGTATGCTCATTGACCGACGAGATCCCTATCAGTTCGAAATGATGTTTTGAACGGCGTATGAGATCCTGGGCGCGTATCTCGCACGAGATATCGTCGGTATCATCGACCGGTACAGAGTCAGTGTTTATACCAGTTCGCCTCTATTATGACTGGTATGTCATCACGAGTAACCGGATTTGAGGAAACGTTCTGGAAGCGTCATTCGAATCCAAAGAGCGGATGGAGTCGGACCATACTACTCCCAGCCATCCTATACGCGATTTATCATCGCAGTTGGAAGGTAGCGATAGCAGCCGTGATATTCACCGTAATTAATCCACTACTGTTCGATCCCCCTAAGGACAACGACGCGTGGATGACTCGTGTTGTCCTCGCTGAGCAATGGTGGAAGAAAGAAGGTCATGGATTCATAGGTCTTTCGTATCCAAACGTTCTTACTGTAGTGAACATTCCAACGACAATCTACGCAATCGTAGCGGCATACCGCAAGAAACCAGTTCAGTTAGCACTTGCTGGAGGGGCGTCTATGTTCCTAAAATTCTGGTACGTAGCCGAACTTGTGCGCGAGTATGAAGCCGAGAACAAAAACTGATGAATACCTTCGAAGAGACTTGCTGACTACACCCTCTGTATCTTGCACGGGCGTCTTACAGCGGTAGCGTGGCGAAAGCCACCCGTTTACGTGTGGGATGAAGCCGACAACTGGGAATCTATCCACGTTCGTAGCCACGGCTGGTGGTTGATGATTGCGTAACATCTTTAGGTGGATCGTTTCTATATACTGACAATGCCTCGTGGGTTCGACAGGGAACGTACAAATGTCGACAAACTCCAGTACCACTTCATCTGGTGCCCGAAGTCAAGCAAAGCGTAGCTTTGCGTACCTCGCGGGATCTTCGATCCCGCTCAGTACCGCAAGTCGGTACTCGAAGGCGAGGTACGTGACCGTCTGGAAGAACTCATCGAGGCGAAAGTCGATGAACTCAACCTCGAAATCTTGGAGTTGGCGATTCGCCCCGATCACGTACACTTGTTCATTACGGGCGACCCAACTCTCGCCCCGAACCCGCCGAGTACCGTCAGCGGTTTATCGACGAGCGCTTCGCCACGAGGAGCGTGCTGGTCGACGGCTTCCTCGCCGGATTCTGGAGCGTCCACGAGGAGCGCGGTCGCGCCGCGCTGGTCGTCGAGCCGTTCGAATCGCTGTCCGACGAGGACCGTATCGCTCTGGCCGAGGAGGGAAGCCGACTGCTCCCCTTCGTCGCTGGCGACGTGGAAACAGAGGGCGTCGAATTCTCCGACCTGACGTGACCGTCCGTCCCCGACGTACTTTGTCGGGAATCGTATCGAGGGACGACCTTGTACTGTCTCGAGGTCAGTTCTGAGCCGTGCCGGTCGTTCGTCGAAGTTGATCCCAACTCGTATACCCTCTCACGAGCAGGTAGGCGACGACGAGGGCGATCGTGAGTGCGCGTCGACGGCGACCGTCACCGTCGCTCCCGCTGCGTCGCTCGCGAAGATGGCGAGGTAGAGCGCAGTCGCGGCTTTGTGAAAGATTACCAGCTCCCAGACGCCGGGATACTGGTGCGGTCGATACGCGAGCAACACGAAGAGCCCGGCGAAAACCAGAAACCCGAACATCTGCCAGGTAGCAGCGACGGCGGCGTCCGCCCTGGTCGATTGGATGGATGCTGCGGCGGCCGCGAACGAGAGTACCGCGCCGAGTGCGGTAAGTACTAACAGCCCGGACGCCACACGCCGTTTCCACCTCGGAACGCCATTGAACGTATCGGTCTGTGACATCTTTCTCGAGAGGAAGGACACCGAGCCAGCCGATATAGCTATGTTCGATGAACACGGCTCGGGAGAAAGTCCGGTTCGCCGTCGCCTCGTTCGCGTCCAACTCGGCTGCGAACCGAGGAAGCAAGCACCAGTAACGTGTACCGGGGCTCTGAACGCGCGCCGTCTATCGGAGAGGGCCCCGACTACAATAGGTACAACGTTTGAAATAGGTAGGATAGGTGCAATAAGTACAATCGATTGGAGAGGATTCGCCGAAGTAGGCGATCAAATAGATGAAGTAGCCAAAGTAAACGCGTTAGGGGAAATAGTTGGAGAAGGTACAATAGGTGGTATGGCTCGAATAGGACGAATAACTGTAACAGGTAGCTCAGGCACAATAGGTAGAATAGCTATACGCGACGTTTCAGACGGGGCAGTTGTGATAGGTTCTGTGGGGTGGGTAGGACCAATAGATGGTATAGCTAAAATAGATGCTATAGGTG from Natronorubrum halophilum encodes:
- a CDS encoding ABC transporter permease: MTTESLPDEPDVETLRSAVATGDRPTPPSALSASLTFGWRALLKIKHVPEQLFDVTVFPIMFLVMFTYLFGGALAGSTGEYLQALLPGILAMTVVFITIYTGVTLNNDIDKGVFDRFRTVPVWQPSVIVGALLGDAVRYTIASTIVIVLGLILGFRPDGGIAGVLAAVALLLVFSFSLSWVWTALGFVMRTPESLMAASMMVLFPLTFVSNVFVDPRTMPGWLEAFVDINPVSHLVTAMRGLMHGTATVGDVGVVLLMSAVLVVVFGPVTMYLFRAQQ
- a CDS encoding ATP-binding cassette domain-containing protein, with the translated sequence MSSPLSRNVSGFDGLSRLSEPFSRETSRRDPPAVGGDRDRTDGTVIDESGDTEPMLAIETEGLVKHFGDTKAVDGVDLTIPAGGIYGLLGPNGAGKTTTIRMLATLLRPDAGSARVLGHDVVSDADEVRSRMSMTGQFASVDEDLTGRENLVLLARLLGYSRTQAKARTNELLEAFGLTEAGTRQVKTYSGGMRRRLDIAASIVVTPELLFLDEPTTGLDPRNRSQVWDIIRALVADGTTVLLTTQYLDEADHLADRIAVIDDGRIIAEGTPSELKSSVGSGVLNVRVRDPEQREEARRALTRILDVPVDLESDPVALSARVAETDRIAHAFVELSRADIAITDFALGQPSLDEVFLALTDHPAHDDGGGSESDRWEETP
- a CDS encoding SDR family NAD(P)-dependent oxidoreductase, whose protein sequence is MSRRSSVDGTTAVVTGASSGIGEVIATRFADDGANVVVCSRDRTNVDPVAERIEESGGTALAVECDVTDREAVDELVTATAGAFGSIDTLVNNAGTRFITEFDDIPEEEWKAVIDVNLHGTYHCTQAAGDLLKEGGGTVINLGLSSAANRRGTPQLSHYSAAKAAVINLTTTLADEWASDDVRVNCIAPGFVAVPAVESYLGVSAAEIDRDLVDRSIAHPSEIADVAQFLASPSSSHIVGETIIVDGVPRIEETPGI
- a CDS encoding bacterio-opsin activator domain-containing protein: MAHVQLKLDASASTDWLADLSATLSETTFNVLATVPTNEDLLGIVEVRTPDGESLVRSIEETPQVHSCEVIHADDQVVLFQFRSEMTESYEVLLTSETVPQYPVALQDGWFSAQLTASQEQLSEYVETLSEIGIPYEIVSLVHS
- a CDS encoding helix-turn-helix domain-containing protein, producing the protein MLTERQWQVVTEAVARGYYDTPRECTLAELAETFDVDKSAVSKLLQRAERRLVKKFVTEAAP
- a CDS encoding ArsR/SmtB family transcription factor; its protein translation is MVERLPNDPDLDAIFGALAHPTRRALIEQLAGGPESVGDLAEPHDMSLAAVSKHLQVLEDANLIEVEKDGRVRRCHLDGAPLSDAFDWLTRYRVFWEDRFDALADHLEDEDQ
- a CDS encoding SRPBCC family protein, whose amino-acid sequence is MTDHETADETEFEPSEYDLTIERTFDAPRERVWEAWTDPEQVAQWWGPKGFTVPNCEMDVRPGGSFSIDMEAPDGTIYPDEGVFHEVDEPERLVVTSRAFEDDDGDFQLEVRQTVTFADRDGATELTLEAEVLTATPEVAEAIDGMEQGWSESLDKLEAYVGQSASDAK
- a CDS encoding dihydrofolate reductase family protein, whose translation is MTAITANISTSLDGYVAGPNDGPENPLGDAGERLHEWVYGLESWREVHDLDGGESGRDDEILEESTENVGAVVMGRRMFSNDDGPWGDDPFEGHWGEDPPFGVPVFVLTHHAREPLEMDGGTTFTFVTDGIESAVAHAMEAAGDRDVSVAGGARTIQQTLEAGLLDELQLHLVPVLLGDGIRLFERSDGEQRELERTRVVESPNVTHLRYRITE
- a CDS encoding EamA family transporter; the protein is MGFPETDSAVFFGTVTMVTWGIWVVLGNAASESIDPRTAAAISYLVAGPLALGFILVSDASLAVTARGGLLAGTAGLFTGIGLISMYVGLSGGSTTIVSTLGAMYFVIAAIIGMVVLGDDVTITRLAGIAFAVIGVVLVTR
- a CDS encoding DUF6653 family protein, producing the protein MSSRVTGFEETFWKRHSNPKSGWSRTILLPAILYAIYHRSWKVAIAAVIFTVINPLLFDPPKDNDAWMTRVVLAEQWWKKEGHGFIGLSYPNVLTVVNIPTTIYAIVAAYRKKPVQLALAGGASMFLKFWYVAELVREYEAENKN